The Planctomycetota bacterium genome has a segment encoding these proteins:
- a CDS encoding nucleotidyltransferase domain-containing protein: protein MAARAGPAAEIRLFGSRVRDDRRGGDIDLLVDLPDAVANRLHLECEIAAALERAFDGRRVDVVIAAPNVPHLPIHAIARATGIPL, encoded by the coding sequence GTGGCCGCTCGGGCGGGGCCAGCGGCGGAGATTCGACTGTTCGGCTCGCGCGTCCGAGATGACCGTCGAGGTGGAGACATCGATCTGCTGGTCGACCTGCCGGATGCGGTTGCGAATCGGCTGCACCTGGAGTGCGAGATTGCCGCCGCCCTGGAACGGGCTTTCGACGGACGGCGAGTCGATGTCGTGATCGCCGCCCCGAATGTTCCGCACCTTCCCATCCATGCCATCGCCAGAGCGACCGGCATTCCCCTCTGA
- a CDS encoding cyclic nucleotide-binding domain-containing protein has translation MTDVIVIGAGIAGLAAARALVSKGLRVVVVEARDRTGGRIHTRERFDAGAHWIHGTEGNPLTNLARSEGLATYFVGGDSTYTGGWDRIVFPGHDDDEMDRSIVAADMLFDALDAARGTADRSLAEAVEAVLPALALDEPRARLARWHLQLLVREDCATDADRLSARHWDEGFEVYGYGDSILLDGFQALTDRLAVGLDIRLGTVVRRIEYGHGGVRVITDGGELRARRVVVTLPLGVLKAGRVAFDPPLPVAKQHAIERLGVGTLAKVGVTFERVFWPAQVYVFGLADGAGDGATVAVSKAAIDGTPVLVLLAGGALGRRVEALDDAAARDWATEQLRRTFGAGVPEPIAVCRTGWSLDPFALGSYSFIAVGSSPADLAALAEPVDDRLFFAGEATNPTQWAVAHGAYVSGLREAARITGDAALLPPRNFTENRRWRAQLGRASRFFNLRIAAIDPDELARRARLLSGCEPFADIAPAEVRLLATMLEPRSLAAGDWLCRAGDDAAGVFLVAAGQLDVFVADHAERVRTHGPGDLTGEYGLFAGRRRTASIRALSAATVYELDYTRFERFLLAFPQASLALLRRAVTAFA, from the coding sequence ATGACCGACGTGATCGTGATCGGGGCCGGGATCGCGGGGCTCGCCGCGGCGCGGGCGCTGGTCTCGAAGGGGCTCCGGGTGGTGGTCGTAGAGGCCCGCGACCGGACCGGAGGACGGATCCACACCCGCGAGCGATTCGATGCCGGCGCCCACTGGATCCACGGCACCGAGGGCAATCCGCTCACCAATCTGGCCCGCAGCGAGGGCCTCGCCACCTACTTCGTCGGTGGTGATTCGACCTACACCGGCGGCTGGGACCGGATCGTGTTTCCCGGCCACGACGACGACGAGATGGACAGGAGCATCGTCGCCGCCGACATGCTCTTCGACGCGCTCGACGCGGCCCGAGGCACCGCCGACCGCTCGCTCGCCGAGGCCGTCGAAGCCGTGCTCCCCGCGCTGGCGCTCGACGAGCCCCGTGCCCGCCTCGCCCGCTGGCACCTCCAACTGCTCGTGCGCGAAGACTGCGCCACCGACGCCGACCGGCTCTCGGCACGCCACTGGGACGAGGGATTCGAGGTCTATGGTTACGGCGACAGCATCCTCCTCGACGGCTTCCAGGCGCTCACCGACCGGTTGGCAGTCGGCCTCGACATCCGCCTGGGCACGGTGGTGCGTCGGATCGAGTATGGGCACGGCGGTGTCCGCGTCATCACCGACGGTGGCGAGCTGCGGGCGCGGCGGGTGGTGGTGACACTGCCGCTGGGGGTGCTCAAGGCGGGCCGCGTGGCGTTCGATCCACCGCTCCCGGTGGCAAAACAGCACGCCATCGAGCGCCTCGGTGTCGGCACGCTCGCCAAGGTCGGAGTGACGTTCGAACGGGTCTTTTGGCCAGCGCAGGTGTATGTGTTCGGCCTTGCCGACGGGGCCGGCGACGGCGCGACGGTGGCCGTGAGCAAGGCGGCGATCGACGGCACGCCGGTGCTCGTGCTCCTCGCCGGCGGCGCGCTCGGCCGCCGCGTCGAGGCGCTCGACGATGCCGCGGCGCGCGACTGGGCGACAGAGCAACTGCGGCGCACGTTCGGCGCGGGGGTCCCCGAGCCGATCGCGGTCTGCCGCACCGGGTGGTCGCTCGACCCGTTCGCGCTGGGGTCGTATTCGTTCATCGCCGTCGGCTCGAGCCCCGCCGACCTTGCCGCGCTCGCCGAGCCGGTGGACGACCGGCTGTTCTTCGCCGGCGAGGCCACCAATCCGACGCAGTGGGCCGTGGCTCACGGGGCGTATGTTTCGGGCCTCCGCGAAGCCGCCCGGATCACCGGCGATGCGGCGCTGCTGCCGCCGCGCAACTTCACCGAGAACCGGCGCTGGCGCGCCCAGCTCGGCCGTGCGAGCCGGTTTTTCAACCTCCGCATCGCCGCCATCGATCCCGACGAGCTGGCCAGGCGAGCCCGGCTGCTGTCCGGGTGCGAGCCATTTGCCGATATCGCCCCGGCCGAGGTGCGCTTGCTTGCCACGATGCTCGAGCCACGTTCCCTCGCCGCCGGCGACTGGCTGTGCCGCGCGGGGGACGACGCGGCAGGCGTGTTTCTCGTCGCCGCCGGACAGCTCGACGTGTTCGTCGCCGATCACGCCGAGCGCGTCCGCACCCACGGGCCTGGTGATCTGACCGGCGAATACGGTCTGTTTGCCGGACGGCGTCGGACGGCATCGATCAGGGCACTGTCGGCCGCGACCGTCTACGAGCTCGACTACACGCGCTTCGAACGCTTCCTGCTCGCCTTTCCGCAGGCCAGCCTGGCGCTGCTGCGCCGAGCGGTGACGGCGTTTGCGTGA